GGTGAACTGGCGTAAGACTTGGGGCGAATACCTGCAACCGGGGCGTCGCCGCGCTTACTATATGTCGCTGGAATTTTTGATCGGGCGTTCGCTTGGCAATAATTTGTTGAATCTGGATATTTGCGAACCTACGAAAAGTGCGTTGTTGAACTATTGCACCGACATGGAGGAAGTGTCTTCGCAAGAACCCGATGCGGGTTTGGGGAATGGCGGTTTGGGGCGTTTGGCAGCGTGCTTTATGGACAGTTGCGCCACGCTGGGCTTGCCGGTAGTGGGTTATGGGATTCGCTACGAATATGGCATGTTCCGCCAGCACATCGACAACGGCTACCAAGTTGAAGACCCCGACCATTGGTTGCGCGACCCGAACCCGTGGGAATTGGAGCGTGCTGAATACAGCCAGCGGGTGCAATTCGGCGGTCATACCGAACATTTTCTTGATCACAGCGGCAAGCAGCGGGTACGCTGGGTCGGCACGAATGACGTGCTGGCTGTGCCGTTTGATATGCCGGTTTCCGGCTATAAAAACGATACCGTGAACACCTTGCGTTTGTGGAAAGCAACAGCGACGGATGAATTCAACCTCGACGAATTCAACGCGGGCAGTTACACCGAAGCGGTCGAAGCTAAAAACCACGCTGAACACATTTCAATGGTGCTGTACCCTAATGACAGCAGTGAAAACGGCAAGGAATTGCGCTTACGCCAGCAATATTTCCTTGCCTCTGCCAGTTTGAAAGACGCGATTCGTTTGTGGGAACGTCAGGGTAATTACGATTACACCAAGTTTGCGGCTGAACACGTTTTCCAGATGAACGATACGCACCCGACTATTGCGGTCGCGGAATTGATGCGCATTTTGATGGATGAGAAAGGCTTGGGTTGGGATGAAGCCTGGGCGATTACGTCTAACTGCATGGCGTACACCAACCACACGTTGTTGCCAGAAGCATTGGAACGTTGGGCAGTACATTTGTTTGCCAAATTGTTACCCCGCTTGCTGGAAATTATTTATGAAATCAATGCGCGTTTCTTGCGCCAAGTGGCAATGAAATGGCCGGGTGATACCGAACGTCAGCGCCGCATGTCGATCATCGAAGAAGGTGGTTCGCAACAAGTACGTATGGCTTGGCTGGCGATTGTGGGTAGCTTCTCGGTGAATGGCGTGGCAGCGTTGCATTCGCAATTGCTGGTGGATGGGCTGTTCCACGATTTCTACCAGCTCTGGCCGGAAAAATTCAATAACAAAACCAATGGCGTAACCCCACGGCGTTGGGTGGCACATGCCAACCCCGGCATGACAGCGTTGATTAGCGAACACATTGGTACAGACTGGGTGCGCGATTTGAGCCAATTGGAAAAGCTCAAGCCGTTGGCAGCACCCGAATACACCGCGTTTCATGCGCAATGGCAGGCGGTGAAATACGCCAACAAGCAGCGCTTAGCCGCATTGGTGAAAAAGGAATGCGGGGTCGATTTCAACCCGAATGCCTTGTTCGATGTGCAGGTGAAACGGATTCACGAGTACAAACGTCAGTTGCTGAATCTGTTGCACGTGGTGCATTTGTACCGCCGCATCAAACTCGGCAAGCTGGATAACTGGGCGGATCGCTGTGTGTTGATCGGTGGGAAAGCCGCGCCTGGTTACGCGATGGCAAAACGCATTATCAAGTTGATCAACAGCGTGGCGGAAGTGGTCAACAATGACCCTGATGTGGATGGGCGCTTGAAAGTTGCCTTCATCCCCAACTATCGGGTGTCGAGCATGGAGATTATTGCGCCTGCCGCGAATTTGTCCGAACAAATTTCCACCGCAGGCAAGGAAGCATCCGGCACGGGCAATATGAAGTTCATGATGAACGGCGCGTTGACCATCGGCACGTATGACGGCGCGAATATCGAAATTCTGGAAGCGGTTGGCGAACCGAACTTCTTCCTGTTCGGCTTGCGGGCGGATGATGTGGAGGAATTACGTCACTGCTACCGCCCTTGGCATTACGTTGAGCAGGATGAGGATTTACGCGGGGTGATTGAGCTGATTCGCTGTGGTCACTTCAATATGACCGAACCGGGCATTTTCGATATGGTATTGGATGCGCTGCTCAGCCCGCACGACCCGTGGATGACGCTGGCGGATTTCCGCAGCTACGTGAATGCGCAGGAACAGGTATCAGTGGCCTGGCAAGATCAGGCGCACTGGACGCGCATGAGTATTCTGAATACGGCGAGCAGCGGGTTCTTCTCCACTGACCGCACGATGGCAGAATATAACCGCGAGATTTGGAAGCTGAAGCCGGGGAATGGCAACGGGGATTGATATTATCCCTCCTTAATCCCGCCGCAAGGCTTTCGGCAGCACAAACGACA
The window above is part of the Thiothrix winogradskyi genome. Proteins encoded here:
- a CDS encoding glycogen/starch/alpha-glucan phosphorylase — translated: MTEHFSQHIPYVAVPLDPLSNDAETLGADFQRYLSYHLGRFQGCKPVYLYQALAYTLRDRLMVNWRKTWGEYLQPGRRRAYYMSLEFLIGRSLGNNLLNLDICEPTKSALLNYCTDMEEVSSQEPDAGLGNGGLGRLAACFMDSCATLGLPVVGYGIRYEYGMFRQHIDNGYQVEDPDHWLRDPNPWELERAEYSQRVQFGGHTEHFLDHSGKQRVRWVGTNDVLAVPFDMPVSGYKNDTVNTLRLWKATATDEFNLDEFNAGSYTEAVEAKNHAEHISMVLYPNDSSENGKELRLRQQYFLASASLKDAIRLWERQGNYDYTKFAAEHVFQMNDTHPTIAVAELMRILMDEKGLGWDEAWAITSNCMAYTNHTLLPEALERWAVHLFAKLLPRLLEIIYEINARFLRQVAMKWPGDTERQRRMSIIEEGGSQQVRMAWLAIVGSFSVNGVAALHSQLLVDGLFHDFYQLWPEKFNNKTNGVTPRRWVAHANPGMTALISEHIGTDWVRDLSQLEKLKPLAAPEYTAFHAQWQAVKYANKQRLAALVKKECGVDFNPNALFDVQVKRIHEYKRQLLNLLHVVHLYRRIKLGKLDNWADRCVLIGGKAAPGYAMAKRIIKLINSVAEVVNNDPDVDGRLKVAFIPNYRVSSMEIIAPAANLSEQISTAGKEASGTGNMKFMMNGALTIGTYDGANIEILEAVGEPNFFLFGLRADDVEELRHCYRPWHYVEQDEDLRGVIELIRCGHFNMTEPGIFDMVLDALLSPHDPWMTLADFRSYVNAQEQVSVAWQDQAHWTRMSILNTASSGFFSTDRTMAEYNREIWKLKPGNGNGD